Sequence from the Maribacter aquivivus genome:
AGATTTCCTTTTAATTCTTTAAAGCTTGAATAATCTATAGGAACTCCTGTGAGTTTTGTGATCGTAGGAACCAATAAAAAGACATAAAAAGTAAAGAGACCTAAAGCAACTAATGGCGCTAGTACAAAGATATTTTTGACTGTAAACTTTTCTCGTTGAAAGCCTAATGCTGAAAATGGTTTCCCATTGTATTCTATATAATTTGATAAGATGATTATTATAGAAATAACAATGTTTTCTATATAACTTAAATTAAGAGGTCCAAACCATATAAAGCAAATGACTGCAACGGTAATTAATGGAATTACTATTTGACGTAAGGTAACTTTGTTCATTATTGTTGGTTTTAAATTCTAAGCGAATTAATGAACAAAAACGCTGAACCCCCTTTTAAATACTTATGTTGTTACTGAATGGTAGTAAATTAATAACTGAATAGTCGGTGTTTATGATTGAAACCAATTCATAAATTCTTTTCGCTTGTACCGACTTATGTTTATTTCTTTAATAGCATCATTTTCAATAGCAGCTTTTAATTGAATACGTAGTTTACCATTTTCAATTTTTTCTATTTCTTCTACAGCATCTTTGTGAACTATAATTTGCCGGTTGGCTCTATAAAATAATTGATTATTTATTTTTTCTTCCAGCTCATTCAATATAAAATCAGTGCTTATTGTTGTGCCATCAGTTTTAACAGCAAATACAACTTTGTTTTCGCTGTAAAAGCATGCAATATTTTCATAAGCGAGCTTTGTAGTTTTTGCACCGCTTTCTATGGTTACCACAGCATCTT
This genomic interval carries:
- a CDS encoding CPBP family intramembrane glutamic endopeptidase is translated as MNKVTLRQIVIPLITVAVICFIWFGPLNLSYIENIVISIIIILSNYIEYNGKPFSALGFQREKFTVKNIFVLAPLVALGLFTFYVFLLVPTITKLTGVPIDYSSFKELKGNLPACLIAVVVVWATAGFGEEIIFRGYFMKQFIKFFGESKLSIVLNIVLLACFFGFMHSYQGITGQIVAGTVGGLIALIFYLRKYDLWFVIAVHGFFDTISLICIYYGLA